The sequence TGTTGAACCATTTATAGAATATTTGTTCCTGTTtgcacacaaatttttttacctaaaattttcaatttttttggactAACAAGTCTCTCATGTGGTATTTCCTATGATATGCTATGGAAGGAGGTGGAAAAGGCCGTAAATCCTGCattcaaagaaatgaaaaatacgAAAGGGGAAACACCATATGTTTTATTTGCAAAAAACCATGAGAACTTAAGGAAGGAAGGAGAGAAGTGGATGATGAACACAGCTCAATCATCTATGGTGGTTGCTACACTAATTGGCACTATAGTGTTTAGTGACCAAGCAGCTGATAAATCAAACCGTAGTCCTAAACTTTTTCTGACCTATTCAATTTCAAGTGCAATAGCATTATTTGGTTCATCAACATCCCTAATAATGTTTTTATCCATTCTTACCTCACGTTATTCATACGAAGACTTTGTTGTGTGGTTACCTATTAGGTTGATGATTGGAGTCACTTCACTTTTCATCTCAATTGCCGCCATGATGGTCGCATTTTCTACATCCTTTTGGTTGAGGAATCTTAATCATCAGGAATTGTCAttgttttttgttctcattGGTTTATTTGCTTGTGTACCAATCTTATACGTGTTGCTCAAGTATCGCCTATTAGTTGATATACTTCGATCTACCTTCTTTCAGTTTCAGCCACAACATCTACTTTTGAAGGCGTCTTAGGCCCCACTGTGTAGTGGGAATCCAACACCCGCTGCATAGAGCTAGCGTGCAACATAGCTATTGTTAAGTTTTTAGCAATGGTTAGTCATGATTCGACCAgttaatattttgtttctttccaTTCTACTTATGTGTAAAATGATTATGTATAAATTTGAACCACAACGCTGGATGTTGTCAAACACATCTCAtcttttgtatttattattattaggtttttctatttttcatctttttaattattgttttgtatatttttctacAGTGTTAACTTGTGCTAGTTTTGAAGCTGCGCAATAGTAAGCAAACATCAAGAGACTTATGGTTATGGTTTAGTTGCTTTCCACGGATTTACCATGCGGAGAACTTGGATTCGAACCCCTCCCCCTTGTAAACAAACATCAAGAACTTTTTTACGTTGTAagtgtaaaaaagaagaaaaaaaagagagaaaaaaattggaaaattaaaGAGGATTATATATGTAAAGTCAAACTTGTAAAGGATAAAGAAACAATTCTAAAGAATCttaaaatcatacaaaatcaATTCCATAAttcaatataatattttaaattacattGCAGAATTGAACTTGCTCTTTTTACCCAActtattacaaaacaaaaatgtgaGAATTTAATCATGTTTCTATCCACCTACAATGTAGTATGACCGACTCGTTTGTTCCACATCATCCGTATACAAAATGATGACTCAATTGACGTCAGAGTAAGCAAAACATTTGTCTCTTGACAAAGGTGCGACCACCATCACTACCAAAAACGCAGCTTGGAGCTGCGTTTTGGAGCTTTTAAAATGCAGCTTCAAAGTGATGTTTGAGCTGCATTTTAAGAAAACGTAGCTCCACCAGCATTGAAGCCACGTTTTATGGGGTTGAAGCTGCATCTGTGTATGGCAGGGCTTAGGCAGCGtttttaaaaatgcggctataaACCCatcaggtaattttttttttttttttaaatatatcccAAAGCCACGTTTAATAAATGGCTGAACTGAGTTGCGTTTCCAAAAACGCAGCTTAAACATGAATTGAAGCTGCATTTATTAAACGCGGCTTCAACTTTTACAGAGCTGCGTTTTGTTAAACGCAGCttcaattcatatttaaaaaaaaaaaaaaaaaaaaaaagccctcaaTAGGACACAACAACagaaaaaaaacctaaattgaAAAAACTCTCAGCTTACTCAGCCCCATCCCTTCCTTTCTCCCATGCCTGAGACCGAACCCAACCTTGAAACTTTTTGACCAGCGAGGGCATCGGCTTGGGCATTAGAGTTGAGGTGATATTAGTGTGGAGATTCGTGGGATCGTGCTCCGATCTGTGCTCCGATTCGTGGGATCATGGGTGTCACCGCCGGTCTGGCTGTGGGTCGTGGTTGTGGTGCTTGTTTTGCCATGGTGCTGGGTTTCTATTTTTGCTCTCTAACCTGATCTCTCACcttctttctcactctctcccTTAGACTCCCAAACCCTCACCTCCAACCCACCCATCTCTACCACCGATCCTCCCTACTAGAACCTTCGCCTCCAACTCCATCACCTCCTTCGCCAACCCTCACTTCGAAGAATCCAACCTCAACGCATTGCTATTCGTGAACGACAATCGCCTGAACGGACGGCAGAGATTTAGAGGAGGAGTGAGGGGGTTGTGGAGGTGAATGTCGACGGAGCTCATTGTGCTTTGTCCCGATTTGTGGAAAAGCATGCTTGATCGAGAATGggcttttttaataattgatgaATCTCACCATGTTCGGTGTTCTAAGAAAGTGTCTGAACCAGAAGAGGTACAATCACTCTCCTATGTCTTGACATATGTGAAAGCAATTGGGTGGGTTTGATATTTTCTTCTTACctgttaaataaaatttgataattatgccTCAATAACATCTAATTCTCAAATGAGACTTCCATTGCATCAAGGAGTTAGAGCATTTATTTTTGCTGCTTTAGTTTTTTGACTTCTTGTTGTTGAAATTTAATACATCCAAACACGGAACCTCCCCTGCAGTGGAAAATATATTGCCTAAATATTcaaatatgatttaaaaaaaaaaaaaaaattatataggttCTAAACCTGCTGTGCATGCACCATAGGACCATATTTTGTTGCTATTATATGCagaaattatgtatttaaaaaaataatggaactTTATGCATGAAAAGTTGGAATGCATGATGAAAAATATACTTTCATGTATGATCTATTGCCTAAAAATGGCCAATAAGACTGTTGAAACTTGGGGGCATTtctcaaaataattgaaatatagaaacacagtatatatatatatatatatatatatgtatatatttgtttttttgtgtcgTGTTGGTCTGCAGTATGATAGATATAATTTTACTTTGGATGCCTCCCTGTTCttcttgatcattgtaatttgggTTACTAATTTCTGCCACTATAGTACTATTCCAGTGTATTTGGGTTGGCTATTCTTTAATAAAAAGCTCTCATgttatttactaaaaaaaaatgttttactttggatgcacatgatctattatttttatttatttttttctgttccaaaatatttactaacattgactaaaatttttttatcccattgataaataaaattttaccaaaatgcTATTAACAGTtcaatatatttctaaataccAATATAAGCATAGGTTGAACAAGTATGATAAGTGATGGAAATATATAGTCCTTTTAGTCAACAGAAGCAACTTTCATTGTTCTTTACTTCCTGAAagtcaaattcaattttgtcaaGACTTGAGTAGGAATGTGAGGTTGAAATTTTGGCAACtgtattgtacaaacttcattGAATATGAAAGCATATAGTTTGAGGTGGAAGATGGGACGAAAGGACTATTGtttaatgtggtgtctttggcaGGAAAGTAATGCTTGTGGCTTTGAGGGATGTGAAAGGACTATTTCGGATCTGAAACTGCTGTTTTTTCAAATCTTTGTATGAACGGTTGCTAGCTTTAGgctcattttccttttccaccctattaaatttttttgatcatTGTGGGTGACTTGCTTTTTTctgatttatataatttttattacttatcaaaaaaaaattcttgatcaTTGTACGTTTAAGAGTTTGATTTTGATGTACCTGTAGTGTACTCCCTGCATACTTAGGCtatacttttttattaataatttttttttgacttaaaaaaaaagaatatgaaaacattttgaaaacattttttttaaagggtagtCCTCACTATTGCTGTTTTTCCATACAATCGTCTCTTCCACAAGacattataaaaggaaaaaatggtGAGTATGAACCAAAGGGTAGTCCTCATTTCCATGAACAATCTCTTTTGTAATTTGCTTTCATATTCCACTTTTTTATTGTTATGGTTAGTTAATTGTACTTATCATCTGCAAGGATCCTTTTGccatatgttaattttttttcctttgttcttttttggtttattgaCAGATAAAAGCTATCCTTGATGTGGCTTTGAAGATCAAGTGAATAGTTCTACTATCTGGGACCCCTTCTTTTTCGAGGTTGTGGGACATTTAAATAGTGCGACCATTCCTTTTTAATTGATACTCTATCTTGCTTGGCTTTCTAATGTTTTGTGtggctttattttttaatttttgtttaatgaatTCTAATATCTTAGTTGTAtatttcctaggtgatcataggCCATATGACATTTTCTCATCAGATAAACATGCTATGGCAAGTTTCTTTACACCTTTATGTCTTACAAGATTGATTTTCTTTTACACAGTTTGTTAATTTAATCTATTTTTTGTTGGCAATTCTATTGGTAATAGGCCTGGTCTACTGGGAATGAACAAATATGAGTTTGCAAAAACTTACTGTGCTATCAGAGTTGTCCGTGATTCTCAAGGGAAATTTTATCAGGTAGTCTTTAGAATTGTGTCAGAATGGCACTATGTGGTTTGGATAAATTACTTTTCATACTGCCTTGTGGTTAAGTTGGTGTTTTAACAACCCATTAataagcaaaaaacaaaaagcattaTGCTGAGCATGCTTTTCATGAAGATGATGAAAGATCATGTGGCTAATTGTATTTCTTGGATGATAGAGTTGACCACTTTGTGGATTCTTATCCTATAAGGGATATCTATAAAGACATTGGTAATAGGTATGCCATGTGATTGGAAAACAGAGAGGCCATATCTTTTATCTAGAGAATTGTGTAATGATATCTATAAATGTTCTGATCATAAGCTTTTTCTCATATTTTGCTGTTGCAAAGAACTTTTTAAAACATTTCATGTTGTTCTTGTAGGATTTCTCGAAGGGAATTCACTTGGAAGAGTTGAATGTGTTACTTAGGCAAACTATTATGGTTTGTGCTCTTGTTCTCAATATGATAAAAATCTCTCATctatactttctttttctttttctttttttcagttAAACCATTATatattaactaaaaaattagagACTCTTTTGATTGAGGTCCTAAGCAGAGCCCATAAATTGCATGAGCACCTAGAGTACGGCCTTAATGTAGCCCACataggtgtatatatatatatatatatatatatattttaaactctaatattttgaagtttatttttttagaccATTAAAATTTAAGGGAAAAAGAAGGTACCAACTAGTAATGAAGTTTGGGGTAGTGACACTGACACATAAACCCCTGAATTTTGGGTAGTGACTAAGGGCTTTAGTTTATCTTATTGGGCTTCTAATGAAGTGGTCTTGGCTAGACACAAACGTAATGCAATGCTTGTCAGCCTAATGAGATCAAGGTGAGAgataatttagttaaaattacTTTGAAGTTATGCACTCCAATTAGGATTACTAAACtcccaagaaaaaaataaaatttaatgggTCTAATTAATATTTGAGGAAATCCTTGGTACTGTTATGTGATGTCATTGATTGGTTGGATCAATTTAATGGTGTTGAATTTGTCCACTTGCATTAGTTGGCTTGGTTTCTAGTGCTCTTCATTGGCCCACTCTATTTTTAGTTGATTTGTTTTAGTTGGACTTTGATCAGCCCAATTATTTATTGTCTCTTGATAAGTGCAAATTGATAAGTGCTTGGattcttttaggaaaaaatttgtGCCTTTTCTGCATTTTATTGTTGTGAGCTTCTGTGTTGCATATAATCATCctcaactctctctttctagttttaatttttttcatcttctgtgccttttttatttcccaGTTACTGTTAGTGAAGTTGAAGAACCTTTTGAGCTTTAGAAGAGCATTAGCAGTTTTGTAATCAATGATGGGTTGATAAACAAGGTATAGGGCCTAATCCTATAGCCTCGGTTagaaaacgcagctataggtctGGTTTTAGCTGCGGTTTTCAAAAAACGCGGCTGCTTTAAGCTGCGGACTTTAGGCCGCGTTCATAGGAAACGCGGCTCAAAGCCTATGGCCACGTTTTTGGGGTCTTAAGCAACGTTTTTCAAACGCAACTTTAGACCGgtttttttgtagtgcatgCTCAATCTAGGTTGCGTTCTCAATTGATCTTCCTAATTAATATGGTTAACTTAATTCCAGCATCATTAAATAGATAAGTAAGTTATCTTTGCATTAAGTATTTGTCAACCGTTtgagtttataacaaaaaaaaaaaaaaaaaaaacttttaggtCATTAGCAAAGGGTCTTGCATGGTTTCGTATAAAAGAAGGTTGTGGTAGGAATTGTCAGAAATCAAGACTAAAGGAAGAAGTAAGATCAAAAGTGAGTGAagctgaaaagaaagaagaagaagttaaacCAGACTAAACAAGTAATATTAAGCTGATGTTAGTACTGTTCATCAAACTGTATGTAGTTTAGTCTGTTAGTGAACATGTGCCTAGCACATGTGTAATAAGTATACAGCTGTGTTTTAGTTCGTTAGAAATTAGTTTAATAAGCTATTCAGTTAGTTTCTTTTCCCGCCCTATTGAGTTGTATATAAATAGTCCTGTATGTTCATTATTCATCAAGTTAATGAGAAATTACTCTTAACAAAATTTGTCATGGTATCGGAGTAAGAGGTTTTGAGTGTGATCTCTGTTTCAACAAGTGAAATAACATCTCCAGCATGCAAACCATTGGGCCACGTGCATCTTGTTGgttaagaatgaaaaattaataaatataaatcaatttaagtgtcaaatatattaaaaaattaaatgacacaTCACGGTTTGACCTTGGTTAaacctcggttcgacctcaaaaatctTAAACTTCTCCCTTTCAAGGTTCATTAAACGGTtcgggtttcaaaaccatgatcTCACATGCAACTTTGCTCTCTCTTATAATTCAGAATCAAAACAGGGAATGACCAGATCAAGTATTTTGGTATTAATGGCTTGTGATgtgttaaataatttttgaaatttttcataaaaaaatgcaacatcattaaaagaaaaaagaatgttCGGTTCTTGTTCTGTTAACCACTTAAGCGGTATCAATATCAATAACAACAATTAACAAATTGACAAAGACAgttcatttttaaaacttaagagACCAATAGTGctcatttaaaatataaaggACCAATTGTACTTGAAAGGTAAACTTTAGaaactaataatatagtttcACCTTTTCTAAAGGTCACAATTTATAAATATTGAAAACACTCTtcaaagtaaaaatatatatatatatatatatatatatttactacaAAATTTTCCTCTAGTGTCAGACTTAGAGCAACCATTATTGGACAAAGTCTGCCCCTAGTTTAAAATTTAGGGAATAATATATGGCAGAGCtataaagaaaatatcattaGGTTCAAGAGGGTTAGTTTGGggtaaatccttttttttttttttccttgtaataTTCATGTTTCAGTTTTATGGTTAGTTATGTTGTGAAGTCCCACATTTGATAATAAGAACAATAATGAGTGGTTAATActtaatattacaaaatttgGTCCAAGCtcatttgtataaatttttggATTAAGTGATGTCCCTGTATATTATATTAAACTCCTCAATTGGAATCTCCGGTGTTCAGTAGTGGATTCCTCCAAATATAGTGAGGAAGATTCCAATAAGTATTGGTGACTTTGATAGTTGTGCAAGAAAGACTTTCATGTTCACTCCACCCATGGTTAAGTAAAACACACCCTATTGATGATGGTAAATTGGTAATGCGTGACACTTAAATTGTTAAGGAAAATCCTCTCATTTAAGGGAGAGACTTTTAAAGCATTTGTTAATGgaccattttaagaaaatttttatgaaaaaagaataaaaagtgaTTAATATTTGAACATTATATCTacaaattttaatcaatttttctttctatttactTGGTGAAGCAGTTTGTCCAGATTTGCTCGTCTATTTCATTATTGTCTACATTGAATTGTTTGTTTAATGTAAATGGTTTTAtgatttgttatttatttatttttagtttgggTACTAAGAAAATGATTGACATagtaaagatatttttttttggtcacagATTTGGGCTGGCACAAGCatatgagaaagagaaagaaaaagagaaagagatatgTTGTGTTGAATCTGTTGATGACTGATCAGTTTgcgcgagagagagagagagagagagagagagagagagagagagaagggagaagGGGAGAATGTGTGGGAAATGTGAATGAGAaaaagctgagagagagagagagagagagagagagagagggggaaaCCAGAAACATTGTCCATAGACTccatacatttatttttatttttattttgagcaaCCGATTTTAGTTTAGGTACGGGGTTAACCAATGCcactttgacttttcaatttGAGTAGTGTGGCTATCACCCTCCCCtttcctttccattttttttttgtcttttttatttattttatatttttatatatatatatatatatatattttaattaacttaCACTAGCAAAACGGTATACTGGTATTGATTAGTATGgaaatatatcattttactAGCCATTTAGGAACAATATTTTGTTActagttataaattttttattttttttatagaaaacacACAAACTTCATTAATAATTAAAAGCAGAAGATACATCATGGAGAATAGCCTATTCAAGAAAATAGGGACTCTCTCTTCATtccaaatagaaaaataaaaaacgccTAAAGTATGTTTAGCTAACTGGTGAGCAGGCATATTGCCATTCCTACGAAcatgagaaaataaaacattcTGGAACTCATAGGAAGCAACTTGCACCCAATAAATCAAAGTAGTAATCATTGAAGTAGCATGAGAATTTCCACAAAGAGCATGAACAATATTAAGTGAATCTCCTTCTAGAACAAAGTCCTGAATATCCATATTTTTAGCAAATTCCAAACAAGATTCAAAGGCCTTTGCTTCAACTTCAATAGCTCCGAGAGGACACTGAAATTTCTTGCTAAGACCTGCAATAAAATTTCCAACATGGTCTCGAATTACAACCTCCACTCCAGCTTCTTTTTGATCCTTAAAAATAGCTCCATCTCCGTTAAccttataaaaaggaaaagatgaagGCATCCATTTTGAAATTACTATTTGCTCACCAATGGCAACTTgctaatttgaattttgttgtaaaaatattgtagatatagagtttttgagaaataagagaaatattatgtccacaacattttcaccacattttcacaacaaatcataagtggttgGTTGttataagttgttattggtgggtaaaaaagtaattttatgtggattttaaattagaatcaataataacttacccattgtgatttgttgtgaaaatgttgtgaatatgaCACTTCCTTTCCACAATACTTTTATAACAAATGCTTaatggcaggttgttattggttcttactgataggaaaaaaaataatttcagtaataagtttaaactaaaactaataataacttattacttaaaatttgttgtaaaatgtttttttttttttaaatttgttataaaagtattgtaaaaatattgtagatatatcacttttcaaaaaataatgtgTCATAAGAAATTATAGGTGCCTTTACTATTTGAGTTTAtctactattattatattaatgttAGAATTTGGTATATGTTATCATGAGAAATTATTGGGATCTTTAGTATTTGagtttatctattattattattataatattaatgtTAGAATTTAGTATATGTTattgttatcttttatttattgtaaCGTTGAAGTTGTTTTTCGGTTGTTATTTGGAGTCCTAATAGGTTGGGAGAATACTTGTTTTTAGATTGTAAACATTGTGAAGTCcttgattttttattgttaagttGTAGTAACTAATATCAGCAACTATTATTGAACTAAAATCAATGAATGgtctaatctatatatctatatatataataataggtg is a genomic window of Quercus lobata isolate SW786 chromosome 2, ValleyOak3.0 Primary Assembly, whole genome shotgun sequence containing:
- the LOC115972764 gene encoding uncharacterized protein LOC115972764, which encodes MPSSFPFYKVNGDGAIFKDQKEAGVEVVIRDHVGNFIAGLSKKFQCPLGAIEVEAKAFESCLEFAKNMDIQDFVLEGDSLNIVHALCGNSHATSMITTLIYWVQVASYEFQNVLFSHVRRNGNMPAHQCTWPNGLHAGDVISLVETEITLKTSYSDTMTNFVKSNFSLT